From the genome of Vitis riparia cultivar Riparia Gloire de Montpellier isolate 1030 chromosome 2, EGFV_Vit.rip_1.0, whole genome shotgun sequence, one region includes:
- the LOC117933912 gene encoding LOW QUALITY PROTEIN: monocopper oxidase-like protein SKU5 (The sequence of the model RefSeq protein was modified relative to this genomic sequence to represent the inferred CDS: inserted 1 base in 1 codon), with protein sequence MASSGFLGLSLIHIALLLSFCFAEDPFVHFDFEVSYITASPLGVPQQVIAINGKFPGPVVNATTNNNVVVNVRNKLDENLLITWSGIQQRRSSWQDGVLGTNCPIPPKWNWTYQFQVKDQIGSFFYFPSLNFQRAAGGYGGFIXNNRAIIPIPFATPDGDITIMIGDWYTKNHTDLRKTLNGGKELGMPNGVLINGKGPYRYNTTLVPEGIDYETIDVQPGKTYRIRVHNVGVSTSLNFRIQNHNLLLAETEGSYTVQQNYTSLDIHVGQSYSFLVTMDQNASTDYYIVASARFVNESLWKRVTGVAILRYSNSKGKASGPLPDPPNDEFDKTFSMNQARSIRWNVSASGARPNPQGSFRYGSINVTDVYVLKNKPPVTIDGKMRTTLSGISFVNPTTPIRLADQFKVKGVYKLDFPKTPLTGSPRMETSVINGTYRGFMEVILQNNDTKMQSYHMNGYAFFVVGMDYGEWTENSRGTYNKWDGIARSTTQVFPGAWTAILISLDNVGVWNLRAENLDSWHLGQETYVRVVNPEATNKTELPMPDNALFCGALSKMQKPQDITSSTTSISGSKLSIFFTLLMIYAAISTFH encoded by the exons ATGGCTTCTTCGGGTTTTCTCGGACTGTCGCTTATCCACATTGCCTTACTTTTGAGCTTCTGTTTTGCTGAAGATCCCTTCGTtcactttgattttgaggtctCCTACATCACTGCTTCTCCTCTGGGTGTTCCCCAGCAG GTTATTGCTATAAATGGAAAGTTCCCCGGTCCTGTAGTTAATGCCACTACTAACAACAATGTCGTAGTTAATGTACGGAACAAATTGGATGAGAATCTCCTCATTACCTG GTCAGGGATTCAACAGCGGCGTAGCTCATGGCAAGATGGTGTTCTGGGCACAAATTGTCCGATTCCACCAAAATGGAATTGGACCTACCAGTTTCAGGTCAAGGATCAGATTGGGAGCTTCTTTTACTTCCCGTCTCTCAATTTTCAGAGAGCAGCAGGCGGGTATGGCGGTTTTA TAAACAACCGAGCTATAATTCCGATTCCTTTCGCCACCCCAGATGGGGATATCACCATTATGATTGGTGATTGGTACACCAAGAATCACACG GATCTGAGGAAGACCCTTAACGGAGGAAAAGAACTTGGTATGCCAAATGGGGTTCTCATTAATGGGAAAGGCCCTTATAGATATAACACTACGCTTGTCCCTGAGGGCATTGACTATGAAACAATTGATGTCCAGCCAG GCAAGACTTATCGTATTCGAGTACACAATGTTGGAGTATCGACTAGTTTGAATTTCAGGATCCAGAATCATAATCTGCTTTTAGCAGAGACAGAGGGATCATACACAGTGCAACAGAATTATACTAGCTTAGATATTCATGTTGGGCAATCTTATTCATTTTTGGTAACCATGGATCAGAATGCAAGTACTGATTACTACATTGTAGCTAGCGCTAGGTTTGTGAATGAGTCACTTTGGAAACGGGTTACTGGTGTTGCCATTTTGCGTTATTCAAATTCCAAAGGAAAGGCATCTGGTCCCCTTCCAGACCCACCAAACGATGAATTCGACAAAACATTCTCAATGAACCAAGCTAGATCCATCAG GTGGAATGTATCTGCTAGTGGTGCTCGTCCTAACCCACAGGGATCTTTTAGGTATGGCTCAATCAATGTGACTGATGTTTATGTGTTGAAAAACAAGCCACCTGTGACGATCGATGGGAAAATGAGGACAACACTCAGTGGGATATCATTTGTTAATCCCACCACACCAATCAGGCTTGCAGATCAGTTCAAGGTGAAGGGAGTATATAAGCTTGATTTCCCCAAAACCCCACTTACTGGATCACCTCGGATGGAAACATCTGTAATTAATGGTACATATAGGGGATTTATGGAAGTAATACTACAGAACAATGACACCAAGATGCAGAGCTATCACATGAATGGATATGCATTTTTCGTTGTTGG GATGGATTATGGTGAGTGGACTGAGAATAGCAGGGGCACGTATAATAAATGGGATGGAATTGCCCGCTCCACTACACAG GTTTTCCCTGGTGCATGGACGGCAATCTTAATCTCTCTCGACAATGTTGGAGTTTGGAACCTGAGAGCAGAAAATCTTGACTCATGGCATCTTGGCCAAGAAACATATGTCAGGGTTGTCAATCCAGAGGCTACAAACAAGACTGAGTTGCCCATGCCAGATAATGCCCTTTTTTGCGGTGCCCTGAGCAAAATGCAGAA GCCACAAGACATCACTTCTTCAACCACATCAATCAGTGGCAGTAAATTAagtattttcttcactctgttgaTGATCTATGCTGCAATCTCCACTTTCCACTAA
- the LOC117927348 gene encoding axial regulator YABBY 1-like produces MSSSSTLSLDHLPPSEQLCYVHCNICDTVLAVSVPCTSLFKTVTVRCGHCTNLLPVNLRGLLLPSANQLHLGHAFFSPSHNILEEMPNPSPNFLINQTTANDFSVLARGGADELPRPPVINRPPEKRQRVPSAYNRFIKDEIQRIKAGNPDITHREAFSAAAKNWAHFPHIHFGLMPDQTMKKANVRQQEGEDVLMKDGFFASANVGVSPY; encoded by the exons ATGTCCTCCTCTTCAACCTTGTCGCTGGACCACCTCCCTCCTTCCGAGCAGCTCTGTTATGTCCATTGCAACATTTGCGACACCGTTCTCGCG GTGAGCGTTCCTTGCACCAGTCTGTTCAAGACTGTTACTGTTCGATGTGGACACTGCACTAACCTGTTGCCAGTAAACCTTCGTGGATTGCTTCTACCTTCAGCCAATCAGCTTCACCTGGGCCACGCCTTCTTCTCTCCTTCCCATAATATTCTG GAAGAGATGCCAAATCCATCTCCGAACTTTTTGATCAATCAGACCACCGCAAATGACTTTTCTGTGTTAGCTAGAGGAGGAGCTGATGAACTTCCCAGACCCCCGGTGATTAACAGAC CTCCGGAGAAGAGACAGAGAGTCCCGTCCGCGTACAACCGATTCATCAA GGACGAGATCCAACGCATCAAGGCGGGAAACCCTGATATAACTCACAGAGAAGCCTTCAGTGCAGCTGCAAAGAAT TGGGCCCATTTCCCTCACATCCACTTTGGACTCATGCCTGATCAGACGATGAAGAAGGCTAACGTGCGCCAACAG GAAGGAGAGGACGTTCTCATGAAAGATGGCTTCTTTGCTTCTGCCAATGTCGGTGTCTCTCCTTACTAG